CTACCGTTGCGCCGTTCGCACTTGATCTTGGATCGTCCAAGTCACTTTCGTTCCAGACAGGGCCTCCCGTCCGTTCCAGATTGATTCTCGACCAAGGGAATCGTCATGGATATTGATACAGCAGCGTTCTTGTCGGTGGCAGGGATCATCGGCGGTATTGTGAATGCCATCGCTGGCGGGGCGACGTTGATTACCTTCCCGGCGATGCTTGCGGCCGGGCTGCCGGCGCTCGCCGCCAATGCATCGAACGCGGTGGCGGTGACGCCAGGACATCTGATGGCGGCGCTGGCCGATCATCGGCGATTGCCCGCCCTGGATCGGCGGCTCGCCGCGAGCGCGGTCGTCACGATTGCCGGCGGTGCCATGGGTGCCGGACTTCTGCTGGTAACGCCGGAGCGCTTTTTCACGGCGCTGGTGCCGGCACTGATTGGAATTGCGACTCTCATTTTTGCGTTCGGCCCTCGTATCCAGGCCACGCTGCCGCAACACGGCGGCGACGCCGTTAGAGACATGCTGTTGCTGCCGACCGCAATGTATGGCGGCTATTTCGGCGCGGGGCTCGGCGTGATGCTGCTTGCCGTTTTGACGGTCGCAGGCCGGGAAGAGTTTCGCGCCATCAACGCGCTCAAGAACCTGCTTGCAACCGCCGTCAGCCTCACCACCTTGACGATCTTCGCAATAGAGGGACTCGTGCACTGGCCTGAAACGTTCGCGATGCTGACTGGCGCACTGGCCGGCGGCGTTTGCGGCGGCCGGTTGATTGCAGTTTTACCACCGTCCGTCGTGCGCCTGGTGGTCATCGTTACCGGTTTGTCGATGACGGTGATCTACGCCTTCCGCTATTGGTTTTGAATCCGTCAGAGGCGCCCCACGACGACTCGGTCGCTAGCCAGGCGAGCCCAAACAAAAAGCCCGGTCTTTCGACCGGGCTTTTTCATTCAATCCTTGGGATTCTTTCAGGCGGCTTCGTCCGCCACCGCAGCGTCGTCGCCGTCGGCTTCGACATCGGCCTCGTCGGCTTCACCGGTCGCATCCGCCGCATCGGTCTTGGCGCCGCGGCGCGGGCTCTTGGCGAGCTGGCTTTCGATTTCCTTGACCGCTTCGGTCTCGGTCGAATGCTGGACCACGGCGATTTCGCGCGACAGCCGATCGAGCGCTGCTTCATAGAGCTGGCGTTCGCTGTAGGACTGCTCGGGCTGCGATTCCGAACGGTAGAGATCGCGGACCACTTCGGCGATCGCAACGATGTCGCCCGAATTGATCTTGGCTTCGTATTCCTGCGCGCGGCGCGACCACATCGTGCGCTTGACGCGGGCGCGGCCCTTGAGGGTTTCGAGCGCCTTCTTGACCAGCGCCGGCTCGGACAGCTTGCGCATGCCGACATTGGCGACCTTGGCGGTCGGCACGCGGAGCGTCATCTTGTCCTTCATGAAATTGATCACGAACAGCTCAAGGCGGGCGCCTGCGATTTCCTGCTCTTCGATCGCCAGGATTTGGCCGACGCCGTGAGCGGGATAGACCACGAATTCATTGGCCTTGAAGCCCTGACGCTGGGTCACGACCTTCTTCGGCTCTTCGATCTTGGGGGCGGCAGCTACCGGCTTCACAGCAGCCTTCGGCGCGACCACGGGCTTATGGGCCGCAGCCTTGGGAGCGTGGGAAGGCGCAGCAGTCTTGGAAGAGATAGGCTTGGGAGCGACCTTCGAAGCAGTGGCCTTCGAACCCGTCGCTTTCGCGGCAGTTTTTGCAGTCTTATCTGGCATTGCGCTTCTTTTGTTTTTCGAGGACTTTGTGGCCGCAACTTTCTTGGCTTCCTTTACAGGCGCCTTGGCACGGCCTTTCGGTGCGCTGCGGCTGGCCGCTGCGGCTTTTTTGATGGTCTTTGAAGCACTCTTTTTACGCGTTTTCTGTGACACAGCCTGCGCGCGGAACTGCCACGCCCCTGTTCGATGTTTTACGGGAACCCCACCGGGGCCACAGGTACGCATGGCCAGGTTCGGCTTGTAATGTGCCCAATATAGCACATTTTCCGCAAAAATCAATGATTTACGCCCATTCCGGACCTTTACGGAGACCTTTCCGTCAGAAGTCCGTCAACAGGGTTAAATCAGCAGGCTCTATTTGGCCCAGACCGGGTCCAAATTAGGTCCGAATCGATTCTAATCGGTCTTTTGGTTCGCCACGGGACCTGCGAATCAGTCGCCGGTGCCGGGTTCCTTGGAAAAATATTTCTCGAACTTGCCTTCCACGCCGTCGAATTCCTTCGCGTCCGGCGGCTGGTCCTTCTTCTGGGTGATGTTGGGCCAGCTCTTGGCGTATTCGGTGTTGACCTCGAGCCACTTCTCCAGCCCCGGCTCGGTGTCCGGCTTGATGGCGTCGGCGGGACATTCGGGTTCACAGACGCCGCAGTCGATGCATTCGTCGGGATGGATGACCAGCATGTTCTCGCCCTCGTAGAAGCAGTCGACGGGGCAGACTTCAACGCAGTCGGTATATTTGCATTTGATGCAGGCTTCAGTGACGACGTAAGTCATCCAGGACTCCGAACAGGCTCCGAAGGGGATCAGTTTTCCGGGGTTTGCGTAGCGCATGAAGTGCGCTGCCGCAAGGGAAGCAACGTGCTCAAACCGGGCGTTTTCGGCGTCCCTCCAGTCCCTTGCAGATAGTTACGGCTTGGCGTTCTGCAAATCCTCGTAGAGCACGCGCGCGGCTGCGGCGTCGCCACGCCGTTCGCTGAAGCCAGTCACTTTGAGGATGCGCACGCTATTGTCGAGCGCGATGGTGAGGACGTCGCCTTGCTTCACGCCATGTCCCGGGGCTTTCTCGCGCACGCCGTTGATGCGGACGTGACCGGCTTCGACCAGCGCAGCAGCCGAGGTGCGCGCCTTCACCACCCGCGCGTGCCACAACCATTTATCGAGACGCTGGCGCTCCAAATAAGCTCGCCCTCAGATCGATCGCTATTCCTTGCGGCCGGCGAGCTGTTCCTTCAGCGCTGCCAGTTTGGCGAACGGCGAATTCGGATCGGCCGGACGGTCGCGCTCGCGCGGCGCGGCCGTGGTAGCCCACTGACGGTGCGACGGGCCGCTGTCGCGCTTGTCGCGGCCGCT
The Bradyrhizobium sp. KBS0727 genome window above contains:
- a CDS encoding sulfite exporter TauE/SafE family protein; this encodes MAGIIGGIVNAIAGGATLITFPAMLAAGLPALAANASNAVAVTPGHLMAALADHRRLPALDRRLAASAVVTIAGGAMGAGLLLVTPERFFTALVPALIGIATLIFAFGPRIQATLPQHGGDAVRDMLLLPTAMYGGYFGAGLGVMLLAVLTVAGREEFRAINALKNLLATAVSLTTLTIFAIEGLVHWPETFAMLTGALAGGVCGGRLIAVLPPSVVRLVVIVTGLSMTVIYAFRYWF
- a CDS encoding CarD family transcriptional regulator encodes the protein MPDKTAKTAAKATGSKATASKVAPKPISSKTAAPSHAPKAAAHKPVVAPKAAVKPVAAAPKIEEPKKVVTQRQGFKANEFVVYPAHGVGQILAIEEQEIAGARLELFVINFMKDKMTLRVPTAKVANVGMRKLSEPALVKKALETLKGRARVKRTMWSRRAQEYEAKINSGDIVAIAEVVRDLYRSESQPEQSYSERQLYEAALDRLSREIAVVQHSTETEAVKEIESQLAKSPRRGAKTDAADATGEADEADVEADGDDAAVADEAA
- the fdxA gene encoding ferredoxin FdxA, whose translation is MTYVVTEACIKCKYTDCVEVCPVDCFYEGENMLVIHPDECIDCGVCEPECPADAIKPDTEPGLEKWLEVNTEYAKSWPNITQKKDQPPDAKEFDGVEGKFEKYFSKEPGTGD
- a CDS encoding RNA-binding S4 domain-containing protein; its protein translation is MERQRLDKWLWHARVVKARTSAAALVEAGHVRINGVREKAPGHGVKQGDVLTIALDNSVRILKVTGFSERRGDAAAARVLYEDLQNAKP